One region of Pongo pygmaeus isolate AG05252 chromosome 21, NHGRI_mPonPyg2-v2.0_pri, whole genome shotgun sequence genomic DNA includes:
- the LOC129021972 gene encoding cystatin-SA-like, translating into MAWPLCTLLLLLAALAEALAWSPKEEDRIILGRIYDADLNDEWVQRALHFAISEYNKATEDEYYRRPLRVLRARQQIVAGTNYFFDIEVGRTICTKSQPNLDTCAFHEQPELQKKQLCSFTIYEVPWNKRSSLVKSRCQEA; encoded by the exons ATGGCCTGGCCCCTGTGTACCCTGCTGCTCCTGCTGGCTGCCCTGGCTGAGGCCCTGGCCTGGAGCCCCAAGGAGGAGGATAGGATAATCCTGGGTCGCATCTATGACGCAGACCTCAATGATGAGTGGGTACAGCGTGCCCTTCACTTTGCCATCAGTGAGTACAACAAGGCGACCGAAGATgagtactacaggcgcccgctgcgGGTACTGAGAGCCAGGCAGCAG ATCGTGGCCGGGACGAATTACTTCTTCGACATAGAGGTGGGCCGAACCATATGTACCAAGTCCCAGCCCAACTTGGACACTTGTGCCTTCCATGAACAGCCAGAACTGCAGAAG AAACAGTTGTGTTCTTTCACGATCTATGAAGTTCCCTGGAATAAAAGAAGTTCCCTTGTGAAATCCAGGTGTCAAGAAGCCTAG